The proteins below are encoded in one region of Eulemur rufifrons isolate Redbay chromosome 2, OSU_ERuf_1, whole genome shotgun sequence:
- the OR10G3 gene encoding olfactory receptor 10G3, with the protein MQRGNSTVLTEFVLTGIPYPVRLRTFLFVFFLLIYVLTQLGNLLILITVWADPKLHARPMYIFLGVLSIIDMGISSIIVPRLAMTFTLGIKPIPFGGCAAQLYFYHFLGSTQCFLYTLMAYDRYLAICRPLRYPVLMTAKLSALLVAGAWLAGSIHGALQAILTFRLPYCGPNQVDYFFCDIPAVLKLACADTTVNELLTFVDIGVVVASCFSLILLSYIQIIQTILRIRTADGRRRAFSTCGAHVTVVAVYYVPCAFIYLRPETNSPLDGAAALFPTAITPFLNPLIYTLRNQEVKLALRRMIGGPRTKSKV; encoded by the coding sequence ATGCAAAGAGGCAACAGCACAGTGCTGACTGAGTTTGTCCTCACAGGAATTCCCTACCCAGTCAGGCTAAGGACATTTCTTTTTGTGTTCTTTCTGCTCATCTACGTCCTGACTCAGCTGGGGAACCTGCTTATTCTAATCACTGTCTGGGCAGACCCGAAGCTCCATGCCCGCCCCATGTACATCTTTCTTGGTGTTCTCTCCATCATCGACATGGGCATCTCCTCCATCATTGTCCCTCGCCTCGCGATGACCTTCACTCTAGGCATCAAACCCATCCCCTTTGGTGGCTGTGCTGCTCAGCTCTATTTCTATCACTTTCTGGGCAGTACTCAGTGCTTCCTCTACACGCTGATGGCCTACGACAGGTACCTGGCAATATGTCGGCCCTTGCGCTATCCTGTGCTCATGACTGCAAAGCTGAGTGCCTTGCTGGTGGCTGGAGCTTGGCTGGCAGGGTCCATCCATGGTGCTCTCCAGGCCATCCTGACCTTCCGCCTGCCCTACTGTGGGCCCAACCAGGTAGATTACTTCTTCTGCGACATCCCTGCGGTTTTGAAGCTGGCCTGTGCTGACACAACGGTCAACGAGCTGCTGACCTTTGTGGACATTGGGGTAGTGGTTGCCAGTTGCTTCTCCCTGATCCTCCTCTCCTACATACAGATCATTCAGACCATCCTGAGGATCCGTACAGCCGATGGGCGGCGCCGGGCCTTTTCAACCTGTGGGGCCCATGTAACCGTAGTCGCCGTGTACTATGTACCCTGTGCCTTCATCTACCTAAGGCCTGAAACCAACAGCCCCCTGGATGGCGCAGCTGCCCTGTTCCCGACAGCCATCACTCCTTTCCTCAACCCCCTTATCTACACTCTGCGGAACCAAGAGGTGAAGCTGGCCCTGCGGAGAATGATAGGAGGCCCCAGGACTAAGAGTAAGGTTTAA